The sequence below is a genomic window from Lytechinus pictus isolate F3 Inbred chromosome 6, Lp3.0, whole genome shotgun sequence.
ggatagcttataaaattacctacacgctcgtgtaaaaatatattaaaaactcgcattggttcggaaattattgatgtttgtttaaggggggacttaccttttttgttgtgtatagattcGAAGCCTGGAGCAGCCCATGTCCATGCGGTACAAAAATAAGAAGTACAGTGCATAAGAGCTAGAAACCAAGTAATTGCCACGCTCTGTTTCTAGAAGTAAAGCCTTATCCTGCTGTCTTCGCCTGACCATGTCGGCTTTGCTGATGCTACCAAAACCCCAGCCGCCTAGCTGCTGCGGCTGCTCTCAGAGAAAATCCAGGTCTTGCCTCTCCAAATCCTAAGCTTCAAGTGACCAATATTAATTCTAGCTAggtttttaattgaaatatagAATTTCTATTTAAAACACAATCTACTCAAATATGGCATTCACCTGCTTtatgctttaataaaaacattggaAACTATTTGAATCATCCTAGTATTAAAAAAGGGAACAAATGTAAAACTTGCAGAAAGCCTAATATTGAGTTATGCAAAGGAATGAAGTACATGAATAGAAATATTCTAATTAGCCTGCTGCGCTGCATAACTCTGTACAATAAAAGATTCATGACCAAGACAAACTATTTGGGTCACTGACCATGGTACTTTAGGTCAATGTTTACAAAGTCTGAGGtagactcataatcgcaaggttgtgagttcgaatccctacTCTGTCaatgtctccactttgataaaaaaaaaggccCGATCGAGAGTAAtttctgtcgtctataaggtcagccactatgactgattaacctagatgtaaaatgtttccaaggtaattggttatataccagcttggcgtttaccagcagaGCGCTGTCCTGCCGAGATAGAGCATTGGAcccataatcgcaaggttgtgagttcgaatccctacTCTGCctttgtctccactttgataaaaaaaaaaggcccgATCGAGAGTAATTTCTGTCCtcataaggtcagccactatgactgaaaATCAAAAATCGGTTACTCCAAAAGGCGTATTTTGAGACCGGAAATTTTGGGTTACCATGCACAATTATATGTCTTTTTATATTAGGTCCATTTGTACATCTACTGTCAAGGAGATTCGAACCCAGAGCCTTATCCATTATCGGAGCTATTCTGTCATCGATGTGTATCATGCTGTCCTCGGCTGTGTGGTCAGTTTGGATCATCGGGGTCTTATTTATTGCAGCAGGTAAGATGATCGacttaccgccctttcacaaggtaaaaaaaaaatcgcattttgaatgatgattccagtaaaAAAGTAAATGACGAATTTTAGAACGTGTGAACTAAAACGAATGCTAATCACAACCACgtcgaattcaaattctactccggaggtgattCCAGTTACaggtttcactcaaattacgggaCGAATTTttgcgtgtgaaaggcttgGCCTCAAAAACATCTTTGGCGCGGGGGGTGCATGTTTGGAGGAGATAacgtgacctttcaagcacttccgtagacaATACAATCGCCATGCACTCGTCGTACTTTGTATTTGCGATgtagtgctttgattgacaattAGCTAGTCACCATGGACACACTCCGCCTTCGCTCGGGattaagccagttcgtagttcctttctgcgcatgatcaaaagattctacgcatgatcagaggaaggtcatttgtactaaagtgacatggtggtttaaaatctaatgagataagcaccaactttgatgtcttgattatttatatattcttttgaattgtggttttcatttacatccacaaaaaacaacaacgcgtttgccaagtacattgtgcaacatgctatgatatgcattcaaagtaggaatgcaacaaataccttcataaagtgttcatcggtgtgctattctagtcacctggtctattcaatttcttcatcctgctatgtaaggcaagcttacgtaatattttgctttgaaatctgcctatcataatgaaagaaatgaaaggtcatttgaccgaaaattgtccatgggtaactacgaactggtctattcaaatcacagtttccgagtgagcgtgtgaaagttCCGATGAGTCTAAAGTCGAATAGAAAATCGTTacaatgattcaagattcacgtgttgAAAGGCCCCAGGACTAAACAGTATTGTTTTTATTCTCGATTCACCAACCCTAGTCAAATACTTAATTGACCTGAAGTGCATTTATTCAATACATTCTATATATATGTTCCCAAAAGCGTTTTGCGTCTTGATTGCGAAAACTCCGTATTAAGAAACCGTCAAACCGGCGAAACCGAATCCAAACCATTCTCGTTAATACCAAAGACATTCCATCGATCAGTTTGGATCGAGGCGGTTTCTTTCATGGGGAATGTATTGTTATGCTACAGCGGCGCCGGTATCCGAATCCAGACCAATATAATATATTGATAAATGACATGCcgtcatcggtcggtttggaaacaatttttcccagaaaaaaaatgttccccaaaataattatttagtagGCCTACTAAAAAAGACCCGAAACACTTTCCATTCAATACACTAACACGTGTTTTATTAATCTCCCCGAAAATAATGTGATGTTTTAAGTCACAGATATCTTGAAAGTGTGTGCccgaattttgatttttcttaaaATCTTTCTGGGCGCTATCAAATACAACAGGAATCAAATTTCgctacttttgaaaataataattggacTTCTGTAATTTTAATCTAATAGgctttaatgaataatgatcttatattaccatgattacaggTGCCTTGTCCTCTCCAGTCTACCAAACAACGGCCGTTCTTCTGCACCAGTACTTCAACGAAAAGTACGCCGCCGCTAATGCACTAGGCTCAACCGGTGCTCAGGCCGGAGGAATTGTTCTCCCACTTGTGACGTCATACCTACTTATTGCATACGACGTAGATGGCGCTTTATTATGCCTGGGTGCCATCTCTTTGCACTTTGTTGTAGTTGCTGCACTATTGAGGCCGAATGTAGGTTTGCCAAGGTTTGGAGAAGAAACTAGCGGATACGGAGAATGCACGGTGTCTTTGAGTTTAGGATCTTCTGATAAAAACACCCCGAAACAAGGTGCAGCAGCTAATCTTGGGTGTAAGGTTGAACGATGTATTCGCTGGCTTGGGGAGGTAACCGATTTAAAGACAGTGCTGGCAGAGAAATTGTACTGCTTGTTGATTCTCCCGTCCCTCTTCTTACATCAAATCACCTTCATCGGTTGGGTACTGTTTATGGTCCCTTGTGTGACGTCATACGGAATCACACCCACTCAAGCAGCATACTTTCCGCTCGCGGGATCATGTGGAGGTCTCGTCGGGCGTATCGCCTGTG
It includes:
- the LOC129263339 gene encoding monocarboxylate transporter 13-like — encoded protein: MSDRGSNLEGRPETVANSWRFAILLARFVLSALQQGMLKSLGLLMPYLVIRLDSSYETIGLIFAMEYAVFLMTSPFVHLLSRRFEPRALSIIGAILSSMCIMLSSAVWSVWIIGVLFIAAGALSSPVYQTTAVLLHQYFNEKYAAANALGSTGAQAGGIVLPLVTSYLLIAYDVDGALLCLGAISLHFVVVAALLRPNVGLPRFGEETSGYGECTVSLSLGSSDKNTPKQGAAANLGCKVERCIRWLGEVTDLKTVLAEKLYCLLILPSLFLHQITFIGWVLFMVPCVTSYGITPTQAAYFPLAGSCGGLVGRIACGAILYFRPKWGKRSLVTGLSISSFSLLSFAFLQSRSLKLISTLFAGFGLYATFSSFYAVLHNSVAKENFSGILSVMSFVRGIGVAIGSYLTGLIFEITGSFAVAFKVLAFLDTAIIILIALFTILQKRNQASSHA